AAGTGGCGGGGAACGGGAAGGTGACGTTCACTTCGCCAGGCCTGGACCTGAAGACCGGGATCGGCTTGCGCGCCTCACGGCTGGCGGTCTCGATCTTCTCGATGCCTCGTCCCCACGCCTCGATCTGCCCCGAACGGAAGAACGCGTTGGCGATGTCAGGATTGCGCGGAAGGGACCGGTGCTTCGCCAGCAGGTCTTCGACGGTCCACCCGACAGGCAGGCCGCCGTCGCTGTAGATGATGAGCTCGTCCGGGAACACCTTGATCTGGATAGGCACGCCACCCGAGTAATCGCGGTGGACGATGGCGTTGATCACCGCCTCCCTTATGGCCGCCTTGGCCACTGGGAACGTCTCGATCCGCTGGATTCCCCGGTAACTGAGCATCCCCTTGAAGTACTTGTCGTAGAGGATGTCGAGCACTTTGTCCGCCATCGAGATCAGGGGGCCGTGCACCTCGTCCATGAACAGCAGGTCGGCGCCGGTCTGGAAGTAGCCGATCTTCACATACGCGCCGGTGAACCACCGCTCCGGGTCTTCGTGGAACAGCAGGATGGCCGCCCGCTTGAGGTGGTTTCCCTCCGCCAGCCGCAGGGTGTCGATCAGTTCGGCGTCGCTTATCTCGAGGTCCCCGGCAGTCAACCGGTCGCTGAAGATCGCCTTGCGGCGGAAGTCCCGGAAGGCAACCAGATCGAGATCGGGCACGCCGACGTGCGGCACCAGAACGCCGTCCCAGGTCTTGCCCTCCTTGCGGAGCATGAACTCGTCCAAGGCGTTGCCCGTCAACTCCCGGTTGGTTGCCCCTGACCGGTAGTAGTACTTGCCGTGATAGCTGATCGGAGAAGGGTACGGGTTGACGGTGATGGCCAGGTACTGAAGGCCGTCCTCGGTCTTCAGGTTCACGTCCACGATGATCGCCATGGTGCTGGTGACCTTGTTGGGAATCTCTGTCAGCAAGGCGCGGGTGTCAACCACCCCGACCACCCTGCCCTCGTCGTCCTTGCCGATCTCAAGCACACCGCCTTGGGCGTTGGCGAAGCCACAGATCCACTTCAAGTACTCGTCGCGCCACGACGACTTCCATTCAACCGCCTGCGTCTCAAAGGCCATGAGCGAACCTCCCGTCTTCCGATGACACCACGCTACAGAAGACCTCCGACACCTTCATCGCCGTCAGCGCGTGGCACCCGTTGTCGTCTGCATCCCTGGGCTGCGGGCGCAGGTCCGCGAAGAACCCGCCTACCCGCACCTGGTCAAGTCGATTGCGGACCTCGCGGCGTCCGGGGTCGACACAAAGACCATCCTGCCCAAGCTGTTCCAACCTGGCCCGGACCAGCGCGATCGGGCCCAGGCTCTGGGCTCGGCGGTGATGCGCGCCAAGGCGCTTCCGGGCCGAAACGTCGTCAGCCACGGACAGCACCTGATCGCAGGAATGCTACTCGTCCCCGAAGTGCCGATGAGAGCCGACATGCGCCAGTCCCCGAGGACAAGGGCGAAGCTCATCACCGACAGGGCGGCCCAACTGGCCGAAGAGGCTCGGCGCGAGCACGCCCCCTGGCTGGACGCCATCTACCCTCAAGCCCCTGGACCATGGCACAAGGAAGCACGGCGCAAGGTCGTCCGCGCTGTGGCCGCCTAACGTGACCGCTACGGCGTCACGGGCCCCAAGCCCCTGGGAGGCCCACCCGCCACCAAGGCCCAACAACGCGACCTGGGCCGCGTCAGTCTCATGATGACCGACCTCCGCCGCCGCATCGAAGCAAACCCGTTCTTCGGCTCCCAGGCTGCATGACCTGTTATACCCCGACCACCGGCCTTGGGCCTGTGACTCCCTATAGGCAACCTGTGACGGGACAGATACGGGACAGGCGGGCTGCCTAGAACAGATGTCCGGGTGATCGAGAAGAAGAAGACCGCCCCCACCAGCGGTTTCTCAAAGTAGCTCCGACCGGATTCGAACCGGCGCTACCGCCTTGCGAGCTTGACCCAGGGCCCGATGGCGCGTTGGCTACTGTTGGAAACGCGCGCTGATCTTCTACTTCACCGTTGGCTGCCGTTGGGAGGAAGTGGCTGCTTGTGATCCTCGCGTGTCATTTCTGTGTCATCCGATGCCTGGGTTCAACGAATCCTGAGCCAGCGCGCGCCGATAGCTGCGGTTCCACGCCGATGCCTCTGCCAAGCCGGGTTACGGCGCGCCCGCGCAGGCCGAATTGGCAGTCAGTGTTGGGCGTTACGGTAGTGATCATGACCACCGCTGAAGTCGTGCCGAGCAGGATCAAGACCACCGATCCGCTTCATGAGCCGTGGCCGCTGACCGAGGCCGAGCGCGAGGTCTTCAGACAGCGGTCTCGCCAATCGCGCCGGGCGCGGATGGCCGCTATCAACGGTTCTGGCCTGCCGCCCGTGCACGAGATCAACACTCCCCGGTTTGATCCGCTCGCCCTGATGCCCCGCAGGCCTGGCAACTCGCTCTCGGCCCTGTCCTTGTTCTCGGGCGGTGGGGGCCTCGACCTCGGGTTCGAGCGCGCGGGCTTCGGCCACCTGGGGTCGTGGGAGATCCTGCCCGATGCCGCTCAGACCCTGCGCGACGCGCGGCCAGCGTGGAGCGTCTATGGCGGCGAGGCTGGCGACGTACGCGGCGTTGACTGGGCCCGCTACCGGGGAAACGCGGCGGTTGTTCATGGCGGACCTCCGTGCCAGCCGTTTTCCCACGCCGGCAAGCAGCGCGGCGAAGACGATCCACGCGACATGTGGCCAGAGTTTGTCCGGGCCGTCATGGGCGTACAACCCGACGCGTTCGTCGCGGAGAATGTGGCGGCGCTGGGGACCGCCAGGTTCTCCGAGTATGTGGACCGCACGATTGTGCGCCCGCTAGCCCGGCAGTACACCATTAGACAGGTCATGATGCAGGCTTACGACTATGGAGTGCCGCAGTCCCGGCGCCGCATCGTGTTTGTGGGGTTCCGAAACCGCTCGCTGGCCCGTAACTGGGTTGCCCCGACTCCGACCCACCGGCCACTCGGCGCCATGGACGATGGCCTTCCCGAGACGATGGGGATGCGGAAGGCGCTCGGTCTGCCGGACATCGGCGTCGACGACGTTTGCCCCACCATCCGCTCCGCGCTGACCGGGCCGCGGCACACCACTTCGATCCTCAACAGCGTCTCCGCCCAGCGTGTCTTCGAGGCCCTAAAGGTCTGGCCAAACGGCGTGGCACCCACCCGCGAGGCCGCCCGCGCCTTTGTCGCCAAGAACGGGCATTTCCGGCTCTCGGTGCCCGATGTAGCTCTCTTGCAGGGTTTCCCGGAATCGTGGCGGTTCGCCGGAGCCGTCTATATGCAGCTTGGGCAGATCGGCAACGCGGTGGCCCCGCCTGTCGGCTACGCTGTGGCCTGCTCGGTCGCCGACGCCTTCCGCAAGTAGGCGCGCACCAGTTCGCGCAGCCGCGCGGCGTGCTCGTCTGTGATGCGCTCGAAGCCGTCGAAGAAGCCGGATTCGATATGCGGATTGTTCAGCGTGGCCCCGCGGAGGATCACATAGCGGGCCCGGCTGTTGAGGATGTCCACGATGGCCCGACGCGAGTAGCCGCCCTCCACGTCCTGATGCCGCAGATAGTCTTCCCGCCGCCACTGCTTCTTCATGATCCACTTCGCGTCCGACACCGGGTAGACGGGTTTGTCTCCCATAATGCGGGCGGCCATTTCCTCTGTCACCAGGCCGGGCAGAGCGTCAGCCAGTGCGATGTCCGGCAGCATGTACCGCTCCTTTTCGGCTATCCACGGCTCCATGTCGTCAGGTGACGCATAGACGCAGTAACGGAGCTTCGACCCCGACTTGTCATAGAACGCGAACAACCAGTGCAGACCGTTGCGCCACTTCCGGATGTGGTCCGGTCCGAAATCGCGCACTGTAGAAACCGATCCGCCCGTCGTCGACTTCAGTTCGAAGTCCAGAGTGCGCCCATCAATGGTCAGGTGCGCGTCGATGTCGCTCCGTCCGCGGTCCTCCGGAACCGTGAGATTGAAAAGCTGGATCATCTGGCGCTCACGGGCGTCATCCTGAACGGGCACGATCCGATCCTTCCACGCCAACCCCGATATTGCACGTCGCCCACCCCGAAGCCTAACCTGACTGTTTCGTGGGGAATGGATGTTGATGCGAGGAAGGATGCGCGGGAACTGGAGTTCGATTGGGTGAAGAGCTTCGTGAACCCGACGGTGCGTCCGTTTTTGGGTGGACTTCTTCTGGAACGGCGCTTTAATCGACCGGGTTGAGCTTTTCGCGATTGACGGCGGCCACGGAATCGTACCGGCCATGGGCTCGCGCCTCAGGGTCAGCGACTTCGAGGTAGCGGTCGCCTATCTGATACACGACTTGGACGGTTCCCCCCAATGAGGATAATCCTGGCCGTTACCTCGACCTTTTGGGGGCGACGAAAGTACGGGACGCGGAACGGTGGGGAGCGGGCTCACCAAGTGACGGAGCGTAGTCGACGACGAGTTCTCTCGACCTACGGGGCGCGCCCCGTGTCCGCTGCGGCTTAGGAGAAGCTCGCTCGACTGCTGGCGCGGCCCGGCGACAGTCGGGGATGCCGCTATCTGCACGAGCGTTCGTGGCGAGTGAAGAGGAGACGAGGACACTGGTACCGCTTGCAGCGTCCTCGCGGGCTGCGTAGGGCTTT
The window above is part of the Bifidobacteriaceae bacterium genome. Proteins encoded here:
- a CDS encoding putative DNA binding domain-containing protein: MAFETQAVEWKSSWRDEYLKWICGFANAQGGVLEIGKDDEGRVVGVVDTRALLTEIPNKVTSTMAIIVDVNLKTEDGLQYLAITVNPYPSPISYHGKYYYRSGATNRELTGNALDEFMLRKEGKTWDGVLVPHVGVPDLDLVAFRDFRRKAIFSDRLTAGDLEISDAELIDTLRLAEGNHLKRAAILLFHEDPERWFTGAYVKIGYFQTGADLLFMDEVHGPLISMADKVLDILYDKYFKGMLSYRGIQRIETFPVAKAAIREAVINAIVHRDYSGGVPIQIKVFPDELIIYSDGGLPVGWTVEDLLAKHRSLPRNPDIANAFFRSGQIEAWGRGIEKIETASREARKPIPVFRSRPGEVNVTFPFPAT
- the dcm gene encoding DNA (cytosine-5-)-methyltransferase; this encodes MTTAEVVPSRIKTTDPLHEPWPLTEAEREVFRQRSRQSRRARMAAINGSGLPPVHEINTPRFDPLALMPRRPGNSLSALSLFSGGGGLDLGFERAGFGHLGSWEILPDAAQTLRDARPAWSVYGGEAGDVRGVDWARYRGNAAVVHGGPPCQPFSHAGKQRGEDDPRDMWPEFVRAVMGVQPDAFVAENVAALGTARFSEYVDRTIVRPLARQYTIRQVMMQAYDYGVPQSRRRIVFVGFRNRSLARNWVAPTPTHRPLGAMDDGLPETMGMRKALGLPDIGVDDVCPTIRSALTGPRHTTSILNSVSAQRVFEALKVWPNGVAPTREAARAFVAKNGHFRLSVPDVALLQGFPESWRFAGAVYMQLGQIGNAVAPPVGYAVACSVADAFRK